TGGTGCCCGGCCAGCCGCTCTCCGTGACGCTTGGCGATCAGGCCGTGTTCGAGGCCGTGGTGCAGGCGCTCGGCCTGCCATCCGGCTGGCAGAAGCGGCTGATCCACGCTTTCGGCAACATGATGCAGCTCGAAACCTTGCTGGCGCATCTTGCAAGCCCGCAGCCGGTCACAGGGCTCGATGCCCATGTGCTCGATTTCCTGAGTCGTGGCGATGAGCAGGGGCTGGTCAGGCATATCGATGCCACCATGCACGCAACCGGCTATTCCACCAATGCCAGCCGCTCGCCACAGGAGATTGCCCGCCGCCTTCGTGAGAAGCTGGTTCTATCGGAAACGCGGCTCGACGATGCGGCCTTCCGCGTGCTGGAGGAGTTCTTGTCCCTGAGCGTACCGCTCTCGGATGCTTCTGCGGCACTGGCGGGTTTTGCCGACGCAGCAGGTCTGAAGCTGGGTAGGGCCCTGGAAAGCTTCGACGCGCGCGTTGCGGCATTGGCCCGCGCCGGTGTCGATGCTTCCAAGATTGACTATCGTGCCGCCTTCGGTCGGCCGCTCGACTACTATACCGGCCTCGTCTTCGAGGTGACGGTGCAAGGGTCGAGCGCGGTGCTCGCCGGCGGCGGCCGCTTCGACCGGTTGATGACCCTGCTCGGTGCCAAGAACCACATCCCGGCTGTCGGCTTCGCGCTTTGGCTCGATCGCATCGAAACCGTGAGGGCAGCCTGATGACCATTACGATAGCGATTCCTTCCAAGGGTCGGATGAAGGACGATTGCGCCGCGATCTTCGAGCGTGCCGGCATGCCGATCGTCGCCGTCGGCAATGACCGCTCCTATCGCGGCCGTGTCGAAGGTTGGGATGGCGTCGAGATCGCCTTCCTGTCGGCCTCGGAAATCTCGCGAGAGATCGGCAATGGCAGCGTCGATTTCGGCATTACCGGCGAAGACCTCGTGCGCGAGGGCATGGCGGAGGCCGATCGTCGGGTCGAATTCTGCGCTAGGCTCGGCTTCGGTCACGCCGATGTCGTCGTCGCTGTGCCGGAAATCTGGCTCGATGTCGATAGCATGGCTGATCTTGGCGATGTCGCAGCCGATTTCCGTGCCCGTCATGGTCACAGGCTGACGGTCGCGACGAAATATTGGCGGCTGACGCAGCAATTCTTCTCCAGCCAACACGGCATCCAACTCTACCGTATCGTCGAAAGCCTGGGTGCGACGGAAGGTGCTCCGGCAGCCGGGTCGGCCGATATCATCGTCGACATCACCTCCACCGGCTCGACGCTTAGGGCGAACCATCTGAAGATCCTGTCTGATGGCATCATCCTGCGCTCGGAGGCGTGTCTGGTGCGCGCCCGCAAGGAAAGCCACAATGGCGATCCGATGGTTGAGCGCATCATCTCGGCCGTGCGCAGCGCGCTCTGACTTTCC
The Rhizobium sp. 11515TR DNA segment above includes these coding regions:
- a CDS encoding ATP phosphoribosyltransferase regulatory subunit: MPLINLPNFASDLLDEFSVRGTERVDTPIIQPAEPFLDMAGEDLRRRIFMTESETGASLCLRPEFTIPVCLRHIETATGTPKRYSYLGEIFRQRREGGHEFYQAGIEDLGDGNTANADARAISDAIGILDRVVPGQPLSVTLGDQAVFEAVVQALGLPSGWQKRLIHAFGNMMQLETLLAHLASPQPVTGLDAHVLDFLSRGDEQGLVRHIDATMHATGYSTNASRSPQEIARRLREKLVLSETRLDDAAFRVLEEFLSLSVPLSDASAALAGFADAAGLKLGRALESFDARVAALARAGVDASKIDYRAAFGRPLDYYTGLVFEVTVQGSSAVLAGGGRFDRLMTLLGAKNHIPAVGFALWLDRIETVRAA
- the hisG gene encoding ATP phosphoribosyltransferase → MTITIAIPSKGRMKDDCAAIFERAGMPIVAVGNDRSYRGRVEGWDGVEIAFLSASEISREIGNGSVDFGITGEDLVREGMAEADRRVEFCARLGFGHADVVVAVPEIWLDVDSMADLGDVAADFRARHGHRLTVATKYWRLTQQFFSSQHGIQLYRIVESLGATEGAPAAGSADIIVDITSTGSTLRANHLKILSDGIILRSEACLVRARKESHNGDPMVERIISAVRSAL